The DNA window CCGTTGTTCGCAAAGCAATCACTGCCGGTGAGATCGATATCTATCCGGAATACACTGGCAATGCCGGCTTTTTTTTCAACAAGCCAGATGACCCCGCCTGGAAAAACATCAACCAGGGCTATGCCATGGCAAAAAAGCTCGACTACGACGCCAACAAGATCGTCTGGTTGACGCCGTCGCCGGCCAACAATACCTGGGCGCTCGCTGTACGACGCGACGTCGCAGGCCCCAACAATCTGAAGACGATGTCGGATTTCGGTAAGTGGGTTGGCCAGGGCGGAGCCGTGAAGCTTGCGGCGTCGGCAGAATTCGTCAATTCCGCCGGCGCGCTTCCGGCCTTTCAAACGACTTACCGCTTCATGCTGAAGCCTGAACAGGAAATCGTACTTTCAGGAGGAGATACCGCGGCCACGATCAAGGCTGCAGCCGACCAAACCAACGGTGTCAACACAGCGATGGTTTACGGCACCGACGGCGCGATTGAAGCAGCCGAGCTGACGGTCCTCGAGGACGACAAAAGTGTGCAGCAGGTCTATGCGCCAACGCCGATCATCCGCGAGGCTGTGCTGAAGGCCTACCCGAAGATCGAGGAGATCCTCGCACCGATCTTCAAGGGCCTGACCGCCGACGAGTTGCGTAAGCTTAACGCCAAGATCCAAGTTGACGGCGAGCCGGCAAAGTCGGTTGCCACGGACTATCTGAAGGAAAATGGCTTTCTGAAATAACCCGTCGCTGGACTGCGCCGAATGGAGCCGTTGCTTGTTATAGGTTTCTTCAATGAAGTGAGGAAGATGATCGATGACATCGTCAATGGATTCGAACGCCATCACCGACCCCACGGACGCAGTCCAGTCGCTCCAATTGAATGCAAAAGCGACAACGATCTGTGGCCGAGACCCGTCGCCGACAGGCCCTCTGCCCGAGCACTAACCGCGGCTGAGGCGCTCGTTGCCAGGCGCTAGAGCCATCGCAAGCCAACCTAGGATAACAGTATCTTGCTGCTAATCCATAACGCGGATTGTTCGTAATGGGCCTGGACGCGTTTAGCGACTTCCCCGCGCTGCTCGCCCGTTTGCGGAGCCGTGTCAAGCGCGGAGGGTCTCGCCGCCCTTCGCGTCCGCGTAGTACCGAGGCGCCTCACGACGGTCGCATTTGCCGTAATCGCGCACGATCCGCACTCTGCGGACGCTCGCCTTGTCATTCGGCCCGGAAGCGTCCTCGTAGGCCTGCGCCGCGGCGGCGTCTTTCCAGGATATGAGCAGGATCAGGTTGCCGGGCGTGAGCACGGCATCGAAGATGTCCCAGGACGTGCTGTCGGCGGCCCACGGGTTCAGGCCGAGCCATTCGCCGCAGTCGTACGGGTTCTCGGTCTGCTTCCATTCCGCCGGGCGAGTCGCATTGATCAGCGTGACCGTCGTTCCGTCCCCGACTTCGGTCTCGTCGAGCCGCTGCTCTGCGAGGACTTATCCGGCAGGCACCTGATTGTCGGCGGTGACCTGGCCGACGCGCAGGTGGTAGTCCGCGAGGATTTCGTCGCGGCCCTTCTGCTGGACGTCATGATGGCGCACACGGGTGCGCCATCGGACGAGCGACTTCTCGTCCCGCCAGTTCGAAAGCGAAACGATCCAGCCCTCACGAGTCAGGCTCTTGTAGCGGATGTTGTCGACGAAACCCTCGACCTGCTCCAACTCGGGGCGCAGCATCCTGGCATTTTCGAAGTAGTCATCCCAGTTCTCTTTATTAGGGGGACCTCGAATATCACTGAAAACATGGTCGTATCTCGTTGCGACGCCATCTGTCGCGATGTCGAAGTGCCCCACCCAGACGCGCCGTCGTCACAGCAGAAGACATGATTGTGCGCTGGGTGAGCACGGTACCGTTCAAGCATGGAATTCCGTGCGGCGAATGGGAAACAATGTCGCGCCATGGAGTCGATAGCTGCGCGTTATGATGGTCGTAGGCACACAAACACGTCTTCGCGGTCGCTGATAGTTCTGCCCCGGTGAGTGTCCTTAGCGAAGCGACGCACTCCCACCGCAACGTGCCAAACGGTGATGGCACTGGTTGGCGACCTCGCGACGATTGAGCAGGGTGCCGACGGCTCGGCTGCTCTTGTCGGTGCCCCGCATGCGCTGTTCAACGAGATCGGATTATTGCTGACAACGAGGCGCGTTGAAGCACTTCAGCGCTACCGCAGCGATGCGCAAGTTGGTCCGAAGCTGAGGCTGTTGGGCGTACCGGGCCGGCGCCTGGACTCAATCATCTCGCGTGGTCGCGAGCGGCCGGCGACCAGGCCCGTGCGGGCGCGCGGTCGCGAACGCCGCGCTCCGCGGTTCCCGGTCCTAGGGGAACGTCAGGCCGAAAGCGGCTGGATCGGGCTGCTCGCCGTTCTGGGGCACCAAGAAGCGCTCCAGCCCACCCGGCACGAAGCTGGCCAGCAGGGTCGCCTGGTCGCCGACCACCTCGATCGTATGCGGCACACCGCGGGGAAGAGCCGCGAAGGCACCCGGCCCCACTTCGACGCGGGCATCGCCGACCTGTGCGATTAGCTGCCCCTGGACCACATAGACTAGCTCGTCCTCGAGCGAGTGGGTGTGAAGTGGCGGCTCCTCCCCGGCTCGCACTGTCCACAGGACAACGCCATATTCGCCCCCGGACTGGCTGCTCTCCACTTTGATCTCGATGCTCGAACCGCCGCTCGAGGTCGCTGTCGCGCCGCCGTTAGGCGGGGTTAGAACCGGCTTCTGAACTGACATTTGTAGTCTCCTGATTGTGAACCTTTGTTTGAGTATCGCAGCGGCAGCGAAAGGTTGCCGCTCACGCCCATCAGCATGGGCCCATAAGCATGGGACTGTCCGCGGCGAGTGGGAAGTGACGTCACGCCATGGAGTCGATAGCCGTGCGTTATGATGGTTGTAGGCACGTGAACAGGTCTTCGCGGCCACTGACCGCTCGGCTCTGGTAGTCCTCGTCTGGGAAGCGCCGCAGTCGCTCCGTCGCGTCCCAAGCCTCTTTCCGATAACGGTCGGCTATCGACTCCATGGCGAAAGGTGATTTCCCTTTAGTCCCTTAAAGATCCAAGTTTCGACGTATTGTCGCCCGCTCGCCTGTGGGGGCTCAAATCAGCATTCCGTCGAGCGATCCGAAGTCAGGAGGTCTGACATGCAGACCAAAGAAGCACCCGACGTCTCGTACGCCCACGCGGCCAAGTGCTCTCCACCAGACAATGTCGTTGCGCTTGCGGTCTGCGCCGACGCCTCGCTTGGAGTTCAGCGCCCATTCAGCGCGAGGATCCAGAGCGTCCGCGATGATCGCAAATTCCTCATCGCCTCCAGGCGGGTGCAGGTTCTCGTCGGTGGCGACGGCGAGCTGTGGGATCCCGTGCCTGACCGTCGCGGGCTCCGACACGCGCGGGGAGGGTGATCGGCATAGTGAGCAAGCTGGGTGCCGGGCACACTGGTGCGTCTCTGTCTCCACAGCTCTGCTCTGAAGGGCTGTGCGCCGGGAGCTTTCCAAAGGCGGGCCACAAATCGTTGGGCGCGCAAATGTCATAACCGGCCGGCGTCCCGCCGGACCGTGGACAGGAGGAATTTCGATGACTTTATCTAGTGGTACGACAGTAGCAGTCGCTGATCGCGAGACGACCCCGCAGATCGGC is part of the Rhizobium jaguaris genome and encodes:
- the osmF gene encoding glycine betaine ABC transporter substrate-binding protein OsmF, which codes for MSLKKFAVAVSLYALAAGAAHAADVVVSSKIDTEGTLLGNVIALALEANGIKTQDRIALGATPVVRKAITAGEIDIYPEYTGNAGFFFNKPDDPAWKNINQGYAMAKKLDYDANKIVWLTPSPANNTWALAVRRDVAGPNNLKTMSDFGKWVGQGGAVKLAASAEFVNSAGALPAFQTTYRFMLKPEQEIVLSGGDTAATIKAAADQTNGVNTAMVYGTDGAIEAAELTVLEDDKSVQQVYAPTPIIREAVLKAYPKIEEILAPIFKGLTADELRKLNAKIQVDGEPAKSVATDYLKENGFLK
- a CDS encoding cupin domain-containing protein, encoding MSVQKPVLTPPNGGATATSSGGSSIEIKVESSQSGGEYGVVLWTVRAGEEPPLHTHSLEDELVYVVQGQLIAQVGDARVEVGPGAFAALPRGVPHTIEVVGDQATLLASFVPGGLERFLVPQNGEQPDPAAFGLTFP